The sequence GTGGATCAGGCGTTCGATGCCCAGGTAGCGGAGCAGCCGGAGAATCGCCATCAAGGTGGCGATGATCACGAGAATCCAGGCCAGCGTCTGCAACTGGTCAAGCGCCCAGCCAGCCAGTGTGGGTGCCACCGCCGGGGCCTGCCAGGGCAGGGCGAGGGGGCGGTCGAGCCCGCCGGTGCCTTGATAGACGAGGTTGAGCAAGGCGCCCAGCACCACGGCACCGACCAGGCGGATCAGCAGCGTCGCGCGCCAGCTGACCCCGGCCGCCTTGGCGACCGCGCCTTCGACCGGCAGCGAGTGCGCCACCAGCATCATGGTGCCGAGCACGGTGGCCTGGGCAACGGTGACCGGCGTGTCGGCCGCCAGCGCAAAGAACACCACCAGGCCGGCGTATATGTTGCTCAGCAAGGTGGCGGCCCACACCAGGCCCAGGCTGTCGGGCAGGCCGACGAGCGTCATGACGGGGGACAGCCATCCGGCCAGCACCGCGTTGCCGCCGAGCATGTCCAGCGCCTTGACCACCAGCAGCGCCGGCACCATGACCTTGAGCAAGGCCCAGTAGACGAAGAGCACCTCGCGGGCGAAGGCGCTGATGGGATGCGAAGGGGGCGGCGGTGTAGTCACGGTGGCGGAGCGGTCGATGGTGTTGAGGCTTAGTCTAGGCGCGCCGATGGAAAATCATTCGCCAAAATGGGATAAAGACTTTCCAGAAAATTTTTTTCGGAAGGCATAAACTGAAGAATCTGAATCTCCGCTGCACGCCATGTCCCTGGACCGTACCGACCGTCGCATTCTTGCCGTGCTGCAGCAGGACGCTGCCCTGACCAACCAGGCGCTTGCCGAGCGCATCGGCCTGTCGCCGCCAGCGTGCCTGAAGCGGGTCAAGCGCCTGCGCGAGGCCGGCATCATCACCCGCCAGGTGGCGCTGCTTGACCCGCAGCGGGTCGGCCCGCTGCTGCACATCGTGGTGGAAGTGACGATGGAGCGTGACCGCAAGGACCTGTACCAGCGCTTTCTTCGCCGGGCCCTGGCCCATGTCGCCGTGAAGCAGTGCTACCAGGTGACCGGCGAGATCGATTTCGTGCTGATCGTGGTGGTGCCGGACATGGATGCCTACGACCGCTTTTGCGATGAGGTGCTGTACGCCGACGACAACCTGCGCAAGTTCCGCACCCTGGTGTCGCGCTTCCGTAACAAGTTCGAGACGGCGCTGGATCTGCCGGAGCCGCCGTGACGCTTTGCCGTGCGGCCGCTCAGGGAAACGCCGGCTCGCGGTTGGGGGTGGTGAAGGTTTCCTTGGTGAGCCGGTTGAGGGGCACCTTGAGCGTGGCGGTGTCGAACCAGCGGGCGTAGAGCGCGGGCATCTTCGGCGTGGGCAACAAGCTCGCCAGGGCGTCGCTGACCGCGGCGGCAAATGGCGCATCGTTCTTGCGCATCATGATGCCGTAGGGCTCGATCGACAGGAACGGGCCGACCACCTCGAACAGCGTCGGGCCGTTGGCGGCGGCCGAAATCTGTGAATAGAGAATGATGTCGTCCAGCGCAAAGGCCCTGGCCTTACCGTCGCGCACGGCGGCGAGGCCGGCTTCGGCATCGGCCACATAGACCGGAACCAGCCCCAGCGATGCCGCGGCGTCGTACTCGCGCACCAGCTTTTCGCCGGTGGTGTTCCTGATGAGCGCGATGGGCTGGTTCGCGAGGTCGTCGATGGCGCGGATCTTGTCGGCCTTGCGGGTCAGCAGCCGGGTGCCGGTGACGTAGAACGCCGGCGAGAAGGCGTAGCGCGCAAGGCGCTCTCGGGTGATCGTCGAGGCGCTGCAGTCCATGTCGGTTTGGTTGGCATCGAGCGCGGTGAAGCGGGTGTCCCAGGTCGTCTCCCGGTAGGCGATCTTCAGCGCCGGCAAGCCGAGCCGGGTCTGCAGGTCGGTCGCGATCTGGCGGCAGATGTCGAGGGTGTAGCCTTCCGGCGCACCGTCGGTGGCGATGCCGAAGGGTGGGTTGCCACCGACCCAGCCGATGGTCAGGGTGCCGGTGCGGCGGATCTTGTCGAGCGTGTCGGCCAGCGAGGGGGCCGCCAGCCCCAGGGTCAGGACGAACAGCAACAGATGAGAAAGGTGGCGATATGCCATCGAGCGTCTCCTTTGGGTTCCGGTTCGCGTGCGGGCGCGTGTCGGTCGGCTCCGGCTGTTGTTTTGGCGTCTCCGGTAGCAGCGCCCCCGGACGTGGCGACGGGTGCGTCGCCATGCCGGGGGCAGGGGGCCCGGGGTTGCCGGGAATGCCTATTAAACGGGACCTGGCCGAGCAAAACATTGCGATATGCCAACCGGATTGCACGGCGAAAGAAAAAGCGGTGCGCGGAGACGGTGAAATCGGAAAAGAAAAGCCCCGGTGCGGTGTTGCACCGCACCGGGGCCCCATGGCGCCACGCCCTGGCGGGGGCTCAGCGGGCGCCGGTGGGCTTGATCTTCTGCGGCAGCGGCACGCCCTTGCGCGCGCGACGATGGCGCCACAGTTCGAGCTGGTTGGGCTTGATGCTCAGCTCGGTGGCGCGGTTGCCGCGGCCAATGCCCTGGACGAGCAGGTTGTCGGCGTTGTCGGGCACCGCCACGGCGGCCAGCTGGGCCTCGGCGTCGAGCGCCATGACGATGACCCCGCGTCCGCCGGACTGCACCTTCATCTCGCTGGTCGGGAAGACCAGCACGCGGCCGTTGTCGGACAGCGCCACGATCCAGTCGCCCTTGACCGGTGTCGGGACCAGCAGCTTTTCACCCTTTTCGAGCGTCATGAAGGCCTTGCCGGCGCGCTGGCGGGTGGTGGCGTCGGTGATCTTGCAGATGAAGCCGTAGCCGCCCGAGTGGCTGAACAGGTAGTGCGCTTCGGGGGCGGCAGTGACCACCTGGGCCAGCTTGGCGCCGTCCTGGAATTCGACCAGGGTGGCGATCGGCGTGCCGTCACCGCGCCCGCCGGGCAGGTCGGCGACACGTACGGTGTAGGCGCGGCCCTTGGTGTCGATCACGATCAGCGGCCACACCGTGCGGGTTTCGATCACCGCGAAGCCGGTGTCGCCGGTCTTGTAGTTGATGCTCGCCGGGTCTATGCCGTGGCCCTGGCGGGTGCGCACCCAGCCGTTCTTGGAGACGATGACGGTCACCGGCTCGTCGGCCACGCTCACTTCGGCCACCGTCACCGGGGCGACGGTTTCGATCAGGGTGCGGCGCTCGTCACCGTATTGCTTGGCATCGGCCTCGATCTCCTTGAGGATGAGCTTGGTCATTGCCGGGCGACTGTCGAGCAGGTGGGTCAGGCCGTCGCGCTCTTCCTTGAGCTTGGCCAGCTCCTGCTCGATCTTGATGCCTTCGAGGCGCGCCAGCTGACGCAGGCGGATCTCGAGGATGTCTTCGGCCTGGATGTCGGTGAGGCCAAAGGCGGCGATCAGCGCCGGCTTGGGCTCGTCCGACTCGCGGATGACGCGGATCACTTCCTCGATGTTGAGGAAGGCAATCATCCGCCCTTCGAGGATGTGGATGCGCCGGTCGACTTCGTCCAGGCGATGGCGGGTACGCCGCTCGACCGTCACATAGCGGAAGTCCACCCACTCGCTGAGGATCTGCACCAGGTTCTTCTGCTGCGGCCGGCCGTCGCGGCCGATCATGGTCAGGTTGAGCGAGGTGGAGGTTTCGAGGCTGGTGTGCGCGAGCAACACGGCCATGAATTCGTCGCGGCTCTGGCGGCTGGAGCGCGGCTCGAGCACCAGGCGGATCGGCGCCTTGTCGGAAGA comes from Denitromonas sp. and encodes:
- the parC gene encoding DNA topoisomerase IV subunit A, coding for MSNDTLDLFAPPAPGAVPAADAPPPAPPGGDTPPPMGDDALPLDLFAERAYLAYAMSVVKSRALPQVEDGMKPVQRRILFAMNEMRLSASSKHVKSARVVGDVIGKYHPHGDSSVYDAMVRTAQDFSLRYPLVDGQGNFGSRDGDSAAAMRYTECRLTPIAELLLAEIDRGTVDFRPNYDGAFKEPALLPARLPFVLMNGASGIAVGMATEIPPHNLREVAKAACLLIRKPEATLDEVMEVLPGPDYPGGGQLISPAETLREAYATGRGSLRMRARWRIEEMARGQWRVIIDEFPHGVSAAQVLAEIETLTNPQPRTGKKEVSQEQKQLKQLVLGVLETVRDESSDKAPIRLVLEPRSSRQSRDEFMAVLLAHTSLETSTSLNLTMIGRDGRPQQKNLVQILSEWVDFRYVTVERRTRHRLDEVDRRIHILEGRMIAFLNIEEVIRVIRESDEPKPALIAAFGLTDIQAEDILEIRLRQLARLEGIKIEQELAKLKEERDGLTHLLDSRPAMTKLILKEIEADAKQYGDERRTLIETVAPVTVAEVSVADEPVTVIVSKNGWVRTRQGHGIDPASINYKTGDTGFAVIETRTVWPLIVIDTKGRAYTVRVADLPGGRGDGTPIATLVEFQDGAKLAQVVTAAPEAHYLFSHSGGYGFICKITDATTRQRAGKAFMTLEKGEKLLVPTPVKGDWIVALSDNGRVLVFPTSEMKVQSGGRGVIVMALDAEAQLAAVAVPDNADNLLVQGIGRGNRATELSIKPNQLELWRHRRARKGVPLPQKIKPTGAR
- a CDS encoding amino acid ABC transporter substrate-binding protein, which codes for MAYRHLSHLLLFVLTLGLAAPSLADTLDKIRRTGTLTIGWVGGNPPFGIATDGAPEGYTLDICRQIATDLQTRLGLPALKIAYRETTWDTRFTALDANQTDMDCSASTITRERLARYAFSPAFYVTGTRLLTRKADKIRAIDDLANQPIALIRNTTGEKLVREYDAAASLGLVPVYVADAEAGLAAVRDGKARAFALDDIILYSQISAAANGPTLFEVVGPFLSIEPYGIMMRKNDAPFAAAVSDALASLLPTPKMPALYARWFDTATLKVPLNRLTKETFTTPNREPAFP
- a CDS encoding Lrp/AsnC family transcriptional regulator; its protein translation is MSLDRTDRRILAVLQQDAALTNQALAERIGLSPPACLKRVKRLREAGIITRQVALLDPQRVGPLLHIVVEVTMERDRKDLYQRFLRRALAHVAVKQCYQVTGEIDFVLIVVVPDMDAYDRFCDEVLYADDNLRKFRTLVSRFRNKFETALDLPEPP